From one Streptomyces sp. N50 genomic stretch:
- a CDS encoding DUF3344 domain-containing protein, whose translation MRNSLGPLLRRTSTGALALVTIWTPAASGASAPSTEAERVPFAQRYHALQHGGIVRAANTSISCRANSVACPAVREGQSAVNGDFDMFYVDVDSDPNTYNSSRAEVRLPEGARATYARLYWGGNLRVGEQKPPKDNGRVLIAEPGGAYKAVLADTVVGHRVAGGADAFQASADVTKLVRESGSGLYTVAQINTAMGKSAAGAWGGWTLVVAYEKPQEPLRRLELWDGFGALDSRTGAEIRMRGVRAPAHAGGRAGVVAYNGDRGRTGDSLTLSTGRTNATALGDGANPRDDVLNSTISDPATAPSERAPAYANTLGYDSDVFDLGKALRPGGDQLAFRLVSQRDAAWFGALFVAVDAQQ comes from the coding sequence ATGCGCAATTCCCTGGGTCCGCTGCTGCGCCGGACGTCGACGGGCGCGCTCGCCCTCGTCACGATCTGGACCCCCGCCGCCTCCGGAGCATCCGCCCCGTCCACCGAGGCCGAGCGCGTCCCGTTCGCCCAGCGCTACCACGCGCTCCAGCACGGCGGCATCGTGCGCGCGGCCAACACCTCCATCAGCTGCCGCGCGAACTCGGTCGCCTGCCCGGCCGTACGAGAGGGACAGTCCGCGGTCAACGGCGACTTCGACATGTTCTACGTCGACGTCGACAGCGACCCCAACACCTACAACTCCTCCCGCGCGGAGGTCCGGCTGCCCGAGGGCGCCCGGGCCACGTACGCGCGCCTGTACTGGGGCGGCAACCTCCGCGTGGGCGAGCAGAAGCCGCCCAAGGACAACGGCCGGGTGCTGATCGCGGAGCCCGGCGGCGCGTACAAGGCGGTGCTCGCGGACACGGTCGTCGGACACCGGGTGGCGGGCGGCGCGGACGCGTTCCAGGCCTCGGCGGACGTCACGAAGCTGGTCCGGGAGAGCGGTTCGGGCCTCTACACCGTGGCCCAGATCAACACCGCGATGGGCAAGTCGGCGGCCGGCGCGTGGGGCGGCTGGACCCTGGTGGTCGCGTACGAGAAGCCGCAGGAGCCGCTGCGCCGGCTGGAGTTGTGGGACGGCTTCGGCGCACTGGACTCCCGTACCGGCGCGGAGATCCGGATGCGCGGCGTGCGTGCGCCCGCGCACGCCGGGGGACGCGCGGGCGTGGTGGCGTACAACGGGGATCGCGGCCGCACCGGGGATTCGCTCACACTCTCGACCGGTCGTACGAACGCCACCGCGCTCGGTGACGGTGCCAACCCCCGTGACGACGTGCTGAATTCCACGATCAGCGACCCGGCGACGGCGCCTTCGGAGCGTGCGCCCGCGTATGCGAACACCCTCGGCTACGACTCCGATGTGTTCGATCTCGGCAAGGCGCTGCGTCCTGGCGGTGACCAGCTGGCCTTCCGGCTCGTTTCCCAGCGGGACGCGGCGTGGTTCGGGGCGCTCTTCGTCGCCGTCGACGCCCAGCAGTGA